From a region of the Ficedula albicollis isolate OC2 chromosome 1A, FicAlb1.5, whole genome shotgun sequence genome:
- the NAP1L1 gene encoding nucleosome assembly protein 1-like 1 isoform X2: protein MADIDNKEQSELDQQDMEDVEEVEEEETGEDANSKARQLTVQMMQNPQILAALQERLDGLVGSSAGYVESLPKVVKRRVNALKNLQVQCAQIEAKFYEEVHDLERKYAALYQPLFDKRSEIINAIYEPTEEECEWKADADEEISEEMKEKAKLEEEKKDEEKEDPKGIPEFWLTVFKNVDLLSDLVQEHDEPILKYLKDIKVKFSEVGQPMSFTLEFHFEPNDYFTNEVLTKTYRMRSEPDDSDPFSFDGPEIMGCTGCQIDWKKGKNVTLKTIKKKQKHKGRGTVRTVTKTVSNDSFFNFFSPPEVPESGELDDDSEAILAADFEIGHFLRERIVPRSVLYFTGEAIEDDDDDYDEEGEEADDEKDQNPAECKQQ from the exons ATGGCAGACATAGACAA CAAAGAACAGTCTGAACTTGATCAGCAGGATATGGAAGATGTTGAAGaagtagaagaagaagaaactggTGAAGATGCCAACAGCAAAG ctCGGCAGTTGACTGTGCAGATGATGCAAAATCCTCAGATTCTTGCAGCCCTTCAGGAAAGACTTGATGGTCTGGTAGGATCATCTGCAGGATATGTAGAAAG CTTGCCTAAAGTTGTTAAAAGACGTGTGAATGCTCTCAAGAACCTTCAAGTTCAGTGTGCACAGATAGAAGCAAAGTTCTATGAGGAAGTTCATGACCTGGAAAGAAAGTATGCTGCTCTCTATCAGCCCTTATTTGACAAG CGAAGTGAAATCATCAATGCCATTTATGAACCTACAGAAGAAGAATGTGAATGGAAAGCAGATGCTGATGAAGAAATTTCA gaggaaatgaaagagaaagctaagcttgaagaagaaaaaaaagatgaagaaaaagaagaccCTAAAGGAATCCCTGAGTTTTGGCTGACAGTATTCAAGAATGTGGACTTGCTCAGTGATTTGGTTCAG GAACATGATGAACCTATCCTGAAATACTTAAAAGatataaaagtgaaattttcagAAGTTGGACAGCCTATG AGTTTTACGTTAGAATTTCATTTTGAACCAAATGACTACTTCACAAATGAGGTGTTGACAAAGACGTATAGAATGAGGTCAGAGCCAGATGATTCTGATCCCTTTTCCTTCGATGGACCAGAAATCATGGGTTGTACAGG TTGCCAAATAgactggaaaaaaggaaagaatgttACTCTGAAAACCATTaagaagaagcaaaaacatAAGGGCCGCGGAACAGTCAGGACAGTGACAAAAACTGTTTCCAATGACTCTTTCTTCAACTTCTTTAGTCCTCCTGAAG TTCCTGAAAGTGGAGAACTG GATGATGATTCCGAGGCAATCCTTGCTGCAGACTTTGAAATAGGTCATTTCTTGCGTGAACGTATAGTTCCTCGGTCAGTGCTGTACTTCACTGGAGAAGCTATTGAAGATGATGACGATGAT tATGATGAAGAAGGTGAAGAGGCAGATGATGAG AAGGATCAAAACCCAGCAGAATGCAAGCAGCAGTGA
- the NAP1L1 gene encoding nucleosome assembly protein 1-like 1 isoform X3, with protein sequence MADIDNKEQSELDQQDMEDVEEVEEEETGEDANSKARQLTVQMMQNPQILAALQERLDGLVGSSAGYVESLPKVVKRRVNALKNLQVQCAQIEAKFYEEVHDLERKYAALYQPLFDKRSEIINAIYEPTEEECEWKADADEEISEEMKEKAKLEEEKKDEEKEDPKGIPEFWLTVFKNVDLLSDLVQEHDEPILKYLKDIKVKFSEVGQPMSFTLEFHFEPNDYFTNEVLTKTYRMRSEPDDSDPFSFDGPEIMGCTGCQIDWKKGKNVTLKTIKKKQKHKGRGTVRTVTKTVSNDSFFNFFSPPEVPESGELDDDSEAILAADFEIGHFLRERIVPRSVLYFTGEAIEDDDDDYDEEGEEADDEEGEEEADEENDPDYDPKKDQNPAECKQQ encoded by the exons ATGGCAGACATAGACAA CAAAGAACAGTCTGAACTTGATCAGCAGGATATGGAAGATGTTGAAGaagtagaagaagaagaaactggTGAAGATGCCAACAGCAAAG ctCGGCAGTTGACTGTGCAGATGATGCAAAATCCTCAGATTCTTGCAGCCCTTCAGGAAAGACTTGATGGTCTGGTAGGATCATCTGCAGGATATGTAGAAAG CTTGCCTAAAGTTGTTAAAAGACGTGTGAATGCTCTCAAGAACCTTCAAGTTCAGTGTGCACAGATAGAAGCAAAGTTCTATGAGGAAGTTCATGACCTGGAAAGAAAGTATGCTGCTCTCTATCAGCCCTTATTTGACAAG CGAAGTGAAATCATCAATGCCATTTATGAACCTACAGAAGAAGAATGTGAATGGAAAGCAGATGCTGATGAAGAAATTTCA gaggaaatgaaagagaaagctaagcttgaagaagaaaaaaaagatgaagaaaaagaagaccCTAAAGGAATCCCTGAGTTTTGGCTGACAGTATTCAAGAATGTGGACTTGCTCAGTGATTTGGTTCAG GAACATGATGAACCTATCCTGAAATACTTAAAAGatataaaagtgaaattttcagAAGTTGGACAGCCTATG AGTTTTACGTTAGAATTTCATTTTGAACCAAATGACTACTTCACAAATGAGGTGTTGACAAAGACGTATAGAATGAGGTCAGAGCCAGATGATTCTGATCCCTTTTCCTTCGATGGACCAGAAATCATGGGTTGTACAGG TTGCCAAATAgactggaaaaaaggaaagaatgttACTCTGAAAACCATTaagaagaagcaaaaacatAAGGGCCGCGGAACAGTCAGGACAGTGACAAAAACTGTTTCCAATGACTCTTTCTTCAACTTCTTTAGTCCTCCTGAAG TTCCTGAAAGTGGAGAACTG GATGATGATTCCGAGGCAATCCTTGCTGCAGACTTTGAAATAGGTCATTTCTTGCGTGAACGTATAGTTCCTCGGTCAGTGCTGTACTTCACTGGAGAAGCTATTGAAGATGATGACGATGAT tATGATGAAGAAGGTGAAGAGGCAGATGATGAG gagggagaagaagaagcagatgaagaaaatgaTCCTGATTATGACCCAAAA AAGGATCAAAACCCAGCAGAATGCAAGCAGCAGTGA
- the NAP1L1 gene encoding nucleosome assembly protein 1-like 1 isoform X1 — MADIDNKEQSELDQQDMEDVEEVEEEETGEDANSKARQLTVQMMQNPQILAALQERLDGLVGSSAGYVESLPKVVKRRVNALKNLQVQCAQIEAKFYEEVHDLERKYAALYQPLFDKRSEIINAIYEPTEEECEWKADADEEISEMKEKAKLEEEKKDEEKEDPKGIPEFWLTVFKNVDLLSDLVQEHDEPILKYLKDIKVKFSEVGQPMSFTLEFHFEPNDYFTNEVLTKTYRMRSEPDDSDPFSFDGPEIMGCTGCQIDWKKGKNVTLKTIKKKQKHKGRGTVRTVTKTVSNDSFFNFFSPPEVPESGELDDDSEAILAADFEIGHFLRERIVPRSVLYFTGEAIEDDDDDYDEEGEEADDEEGEEEADEENDPDYDPKKDQNPAECKQQ; from the exons ATGGCAGACATAGACAA CAAAGAACAGTCTGAACTTGATCAGCAGGATATGGAAGATGTTGAAGaagtagaagaagaagaaactggTGAAGATGCCAACAGCAAAG ctCGGCAGTTGACTGTGCAGATGATGCAAAATCCTCAGATTCTTGCAGCCCTTCAGGAAAGACTTGATGGTCTGGTAGGATCATCTGCAGGATATGTAGAAAG CTTGCCTAAAGTTGTTAAAAGACGTGTGAATGCTCTCAAGAACCTTCAAGTTCAGTGTGCACAGATAGAAGCAAAGTTCTATGAGGAAGTTCATGACCTGGAAAGAAAGTATGCTGCTCTCTATCAGCCCTTATTTGACAAG CGAAGTGAAATCATCAATGCCATTTATGAACCTACAGAAGAAGAATGTGAATGGAAAGCAGATGCTGATGAAGAAATTTCA gaaatgaaagagaaagctaagcttgaagaagaaaaaaaagatgaagaaaaagaagaccCTAAAGGAATCCCTGAGTTTTGGCTGACAGTATTCAAGAATGTGGACTTGCTCAGTGATTTGGTTCAG GAACATGATGAACCTATCCTGAAATACTTAAAAGatataaaagtgaaattttcagAAGTTGGACAGCCTATG AGTTTTACGTTAGAATTTCATTTTGAACCAAATGACTACTTCACAAATGAGGTGTTGACAAAGACGTATAGAATGAGGTCAGAGCCAGATGATTCTGATCCCTTTTCCTTCGATGGACCAGAAATCATGGGTTGTACAGG TTGCCAAATAgactggaaaaaaggaaagaatgttACTCTGAAAACCATTaagaagaagcaaaaacatAAGGGCCGCGGAACAGTCAGGACAGTGACAAAAACTGTTTCCAATGACTCTTTCTTCAACTTCTTTAGTCCTCCTGAAG TTCCTGAAAGTGGAGAACTG GATGATGATTCCGAGGCAATCCTTGCTGCAGACTTTGAAATAGGTCATTTCTTGCGTGAACGTATAGTTCCTCGGTCAGTGCTGTACTTCACTGGAGAAGCTATTGAAGATGATGACGATGAT tATGATGAAGAAGGTGAAGAGGCAGATGATGAG gagggagaagaagaagcagatgaagaaaatgaTCCTGATTATGACCCAAAA AAGGATCAAAACCCAGCAGAATGCAAGCAGCAGTGA